From Bacteroidota bacterium, one genomic window encodes:
- the kdsB gene encoding 3-deoxy-manno-octulosonate cytidylyltransferase yields the protein MKIVAIIPARYASTRFPGKPLVSIKGKTMICRVFEQVSKAIDTVFVATDDNRIESEVKKFCGNVVLTSEFHQSGTDRCAEAVVKIQKLLNIEFDIVINVQGDEPFIHPNQISSIISAFENKSTQIATLAKKIENSDELSNPNVVKLVLNNKNEAIYFSRSSIPYVREVENREDINKHQFYKHIGLYGYSKNTLLELTKLDQTPLEIVESLEQLRWIENDYKIKVSLTEHESISIDTKDDLEILLENHL from the coding sequence ATGAAAATAGTAGCAATCATTCCGGCAAGATATGCTTCAACTCGCTTTCCAGGAAAACCTTTAGTTAGTATAAAAGGGAAAACTATGATTTGCCGTGTATTTGAACAAGTATCAAAAGCAATTGATACTGTGTTTGTTGCAACCGATGATAATAGAATTGAAAGTGAAGTTAAAAAATTTTGCGGTAATGTTGTATTAACTTCAGAGTTTCACCAAAGTGGAACCGACAGGTGTGCCGAGGCAGTAGTTAAAATTCAAAAATTACTTAATATTGAATTCGACATTGTAATAAATGTTCAAGGAGACGAACCATTTATCCATCCAAATCAAATAAGTTCAATAATTTCTGCTTTTGAAAATAAATCTACACAAATTGCCACATTAGCCAAAAAAATCGAGAATTCAGATGAATTATCAAATCCAAATGTTGTGAAGCTTGTGCTAAACAATAAAAATGAAGCTATATATTTTAGTCGCTCGTCAATTCCGTATGTACGAGAAGTTGAGAACCGAGAAGACATAAACAAACATCAATTTTACAAACATATTGGATTATATGGATATTCAAAAAATACTCTTTTAGAATTAACGAAATTAGATCAAACCCCTCTCGAAATTGTAGAATCTTTAGAACAATTACGATGGATAGAAAATGATTACAAAATTAAAGTTAGTTTGACAGAGCATGAAAGCATTTCTATTGACACAAAAGATGATTTAGAAATTCTGTTAGAAAATCATCTTTAA